The Chlamydia poikilotherma DNA segment GATGTGCTAGATACATGGGATGATTATTAGAAGGTGAGGTGAGCTCTAAAATTCCTAGGGATCCGTCTCGTTTTAAAATACGATAGATTTCATGAAGAGCATTTCTAGAATCAGGAAGATTTCGCAATCCATAGGCCATTGCTGCTAACGGCTGTGATTCTTGATCGATAGGTAATCGGATAATATCTCCTTCTATAAAGGTAAAAGGAGCTTTAGGGTAGCGTTGTTTTGCTGTCGAGAGCATATTCGATGAGAAATCTACTAGTGTTGCTTTTGATCCTGGGTAATCCCGAATATATCTATAGGCAACTTTTCCTGTACCTGAACAAAGATCTAAAATACGTTCTGACTTTCCTAACATTTTTGAAAACTTACGATTCCATAAATGATGCATTCCTAAAGATAGGATAGAATTGATCCTATCATATTTAGGTGCCAAAGAGTCGAACATCTCCTGGAGATTAGGCTTGTTGATAGATGGCTGCATGATATTCTCGGAATCTTTCTAAGCCTTCATAGTCTTCTTCTGTTAGACGATAACGACAGAGAGAGTAGTACTCTTTAATGAGAGTTTTTGGCAACTGGGTATGTTCTATAGCTTTTGCTATAGCTGTTTCTGGATGAGATTCAAAATAGCTCAACGAGCTTTCTAATGCCGCTTGTATACTATCGCTTCCCTGAGGGTTATTAGAAAGGACAAGAGCAAAAACAAAAGGCAATTGGGTAAGTTCATACCACCCCTGAGCAAGATCATAAGTTGCAAATCCCGGAATGTAAGGATGGTGTAGAGCTTTATCACCAATTAATAGTAGGCCATCATACTCTTCAGCTTTCTCAATAACTTCATCGGAAGAGAGTTGAATAATTTCTGGTAGAGGGGTATTCCACAAATGACGACAAAGAACATGCAGTAACATTACTGAAGAGCGACTTTCTTTTGTTGCTGCAATACGGAGTTTTTCTGAGGTGAAAAATGTCGATGCAGCATAGAGATTTACACTAAGAATTTTCTTATAAGCAGCTATGCCAAATCCTGGAAGCTTTCCTAAGGGATGTGTTAGCAATCCTACTGCAGAGGTGAGAGCGAATTGTAAACTACCATCAAGGAGCTTCCCAAGTAGATCTGCTGGAGGTGCTGTATGAAGAAGAATATCCTCGCGTTTGGCAAGTTCTAAAGAAAAAGGAAAAGCATTGATATAGCTTACACAACCTAAAGTTATACGTCTTTCGAGTTTGTCAGACATGGTATGCGTCCTTGTTTTTTGATGAGGCTCGCCATTCCCTCAATATCCATTTTTATATTTTGATTCGAAGAGGCCATTTGAAAAACCTTTTCTCCGATATGTGTGGAGGAAAAATCGTTGGCTCCACAGGATAGCAAATGTAGGGCTTGCTCGATTCCTAAGTAATTCCACAAGGCTTTTATATTTCTGAAATTATCCAAAAATAATCTTGCTACAGCAATGATAGATGCTGGCGTGATATTATGGGAACCGCCTAATTTACGTAATCTTTTCCCTAGAGGATTGTTTTCTGTTGCAAACTTTAACAATACAAAGTTCTTAAATCCTAAAGTGTCGTCTTGAAGATTTCGTAATTTATTCATATGTGTGACGATATCTTCAGGACGTTCTCTATGGTAACATAACATAGTACTG contains these protein-coding regions:
- a CDS encoding menaquinone biosynthesis protein produces the protein MSDKLERRITLGCVSYINAFPFSLELAKREDILLHTAPPADLLGKLLDGSLQFALTSAVGLLTHPLGKLPGFGIAAYKKILSVNLYAASTFFTSEKLRIAATKESRSSVMLLHVLCRHLWNTPLPEIIQLSSDEVIEKAEEYDGLLLIGDKALHHPYIPGFATYDLAQGWYELTQLPFVFALVLSNNPQGSDSIQAALESSLSYFESHPETAIAKAIEHTQLPKTLIKEYYSLCRYRLTEEDYEGLERFREYHAAIYQQA
- the ubiE gene encoding bifunctional demethylmenaquinone methyltransferase/2-methoxy-6-polyprenyl-1,4-benzoquinol methylase UbiE, with protein sequence MQPSINKPNLQEMFDSLAPKYDRINSILSLGMHHLWNRKFSKMLGKSERILDLCSGTGKVAYRYIRDYPGSKATLVDFSSNMLSTAKQRYPKAPFTFIEGDIIRLPIDQESQPLAAMAYGLRNLPDSRNALHEIYRILKRDGSLGILELTSPSNNHPMYLAHRLYLQSLVPWLGRLCSKNKQAYQYLAESIKNLPSDNYLEQIFKDAKFQISKKRKLTFGAATIWILQKI